Proteins encoded within one genomic window of Brassica rapa cultivar Chiifu-401-42 chromosome A09, CAAS_Brap_v3.01, whole genome shotgun sequence:
- the LOC103836769 gene encoding xanthine dehydrogenase 1 isoform X2 — MGSLKKEGEMEQIGDEFTEAILYVNGVRRVLPDGLAHMTLLEYLRDLGLTGTKLGCGEGGCGACTVMVSNYDRTSNKCIHYAVNACLAPLYSVEGMHVISIEGVGHRKHGLHPLQESLASSHGSQCGFCTPGFVMSMYALLRSNKTPPSEEEIEESLAGNLCRCTGYRPIVDAFRVFAKTNDALYSGLSSLSLQDGSSICPSTGKPCSCGDGRFQPISYSDTDGAKYTEKELIFPPELLLRKLAPLKLRGDGGMIWYRPVRLQYLLHLKAKHPEAKLLVGNTEVGIEMRLKRLQYQVLICVGQVPELNTVNVNDNGVEIGSALRLSELLKLFRKVVKERPAHETSACKAFIEQLKWFAGTQIRNVASVGGNICTASPISDLNPLWMASRAEFKIINCYGDVRSVRARDFFSGYRKVDMESNEILLSVLIPWTRPLEYVKEFKQAHRREDDIAIVNGGMRVFLEERGGELFVSEAIVAFGGVAPVTLRARKTEEFLIGKSWSKGLLQDALKVIQSDVLIDEDAPGGMVEFRKSLVLSFFFKFFLWVTHHLRDVKQALETFPPSYTSAVQSFARPCRAGRQDYETVRQGTAVGLPEVHLSARMQVTGEAEYTDDTPVPPNTLHAALVLSKMPHARIISIDDSESKSSPGFAGLFLAKDVPADNKIGPVVADEELFATDVVTCVGQVIGVVVADTHENAKAAAGKVEVEYEELPAILSIKEAIATKSFHPNTEKMLKKGDVEICFQSGQCDRIIEGEVQMGSQEHFYMEPHGSLVWTSDGGNEVHMISSTQDPHRHQLYVSHVLGLPMSKVVCKTKRIGGGFGGKETRSAFIAAAASVPSYLLNRPVKLILDRDVDMMISGHRHSFVGKYKVGFTNEGKVLAYDLEIYNNGGNSLDLSQAVLEIAMFNSDNVYDIPHVRIRGNVCFTNYPSNTAFRGFGGPQGMLITENWIHRIAAELDRSPEEIREMNFQVEGSITHYSQCIQHCTLHQLWKELKVSCNFLKARTEVDEFNSHNRWKKRGVAMVPTKFGVSFTKTFMNQAGALVHVYTDGTVLVTHGGVEMGQGLHTKVAQVAASAFNIPLSSVFVSETSTDKVPNASPTAASMSSDMYGAAVLDACEQIKARMEPVGSKLSFNSFAELASACYFQRIDLSAHGFYIVPDVGFDWISGKGDPFRYYTYGAAFAEVEIDTLTGDFHTRTVDIKLDLGYSLNPAIDIGQIEGAFVQGLGWVALEEVKWGDASHKWIKPGNLLTCGPGNYKIPSINDIPFNFNVSLLKGNPNSKGIHSSKAVGEPPFFLASSVLFAIKDAVKAARAEVGLGSEWFPLDTPATPERIRMACFDEFTSPFVSLDFSPKLSV, encoded by the exons ATGGGTTCACTGAAGAAGGAAGGAGAGATGGAGCAGATCGGAGACGAGTTTACGGAGGCGATACTGTACGTCAATGGCGTTCGTAGAGTGTTACCTGATGGCCTTGCTCATATGACACTTCTTGAATATCTCAGAG ATTTAGGACTGACCGGGACAAAGCTGGGGTGCGGTGAAGGTGGTTGTGGGGCTTGCACGGTGATGGTCTCTAATTATGACAGAACATCAAACAAATGCAT ACACTATGCTGTCAACGCTTGTTTAGCACCTCTCTATTCCGTAGAAGGAATGCATGTAATATCCATTGAGGGAGTTGGTCATCGCAAACACGGCTTGCACCCACTTCAG GAGTCATTGGCATCTTCTCATGGTTCACAATGTGGGTTTTGCACTCCCGGGTTCGTCATGTCCATGTATGCGTTACTGAGGTCTAATAAAACCCCACCTTCTGAAGAGGAGATCGAAGAGTCTCTCGCAGGAAACTTATGTCGCTGTACTGGTTACAGACCCATTGTTGATGCCTTTCGGGTTTTCGCAAAAACTAATGATGCTCTATACAGTGGCTTATCTTCACTTAGCCTCCAAGACGGTTCAAGTATTTGCCCATCTACTGGTAAACCTTGTTCATGTGGTGACGGTAGATTCCAGCCCATCTCTTATAGTGATACAGATGGGGCTAAGTATACGGAGAAGGAGCTTATCTTCCCTCCTGAGCTTTTACTGAGGAAGTTAGCTCCTCTGAAGTTGAGAGGAGATGGAGGGATGATATGGTACAGACCCGTGAGACTTCAGTACTTGCTCCATCTCAAGGCAAAACATCCTGAAGCAAAGCTACTGGTAGGTAACACTGAGGTGGGAATCGAAATGAGGCTGAAGAGGTTACAGTATCAGGTGTTGATATGCGTTGGTCAAGTCCCAGAACTTAACACAGTGAATGTTAATGACAATGGTGTAGAGATTGGTTCAGCTTTGAGACTTTCTGAGCTCCTGAAACTATTCAGGAAGGTTGTAAAGGAGCGTCCTGCACATGAGACATCAGCTTGCAAGGCTTTTATTGAGCAGCTGAAGTGGTTTGCTGGGACACAGATAAGAAACGTTGCTTCCGTTGGTGGGAACATATGTACAGCTAGTCCTATATCTGATCTAAACCCTCTTTGGATGGCTTCAAGAGCAGAGTTCAAGATAATCAACTGCTACGGAGACGTTAGGTCGGTACGTGCAAGAGATTTCTTCAGTGGCTACCGTAAAGTGGATATGGAGAGCAACGAGATCTTGTTGTCAGTGTTGATACCGTGGACGAGGCCTTTGGAGTATGTGAAAGAGTTTAAACAGGCCCACCGTAGAGAGGATGATATAGCTATCGTCAACGGTGGAATGCGTGTGTTTCTCGAAGAGAGAGGTGGAGAGCTGTTCGTTTCTGAAGCAATAGTTGCTTTTGGTGGTGTGGCTCCGGTTACTTTGCGTGCAAGAAAGACTGAGGAGTTTCTGATTGGAAAGAGTTGGAGCAAAGGTCTTCTTCAAGATGCGTTGAAGGTTATACAAAGTGATGTGTTAATTGATGAAGACGCTCCTGGTGGTATGGTGGAGTTTCGGAAGTCTCTAGTCCTAAGCTTCTTCTTTAAGTTCTTCTTATGGGTTACTCATCATTTACGCGATGTAAAGCAAGCTTTAGAGACTTTCCCACCCTCTTATACGTCAGCTGTGCAATCGTTTGCTCGGCCATGTAGAGCTGGAAGACAAGACTATGAGACAGTAAGACAAGGAACAGCTGTTGGCTTGCCGGAAGTCCATCTTTCAGCAAGAATGCAG GTCACAGGGGAAGCAGAATATACTGATGATACTCCAGTGCCTCCTAATACCTTGCATGCTGCTTTAGTGCTAAGCAAAATGCCACATGCTCGCATAATTTCTATTGATGATTCAGAATCCAAATCTTCACCTGGTTTTGCTGGTCTGTTTCTTGCCAAAGACGTTCCAGCAGATAATAAGATTGGACCTGTGGTAGCTGATGAAGAATTATTTGCTACAGATGTGGTCACATGTGTGGGACAA GTCATTGGTGTGGTTGTTGCGGATACACATGAAAATGCAAAAGCTGCAGCAGGAAAAGTTGAAGTTGAGTATGAAGAGTTACCAGCAATATTATCAATCAAGGAGGCTATTGCTACTAAAAGTTTCCACCCAAACACAGAGAAAATGCTAAAGAAAGGAGATGTAGAGATATGCTTTCAGTCAGGTCAGTGCGATAGGATAATAGAAGGAGAGGTTCAAATGGGCAGCCAGGAACACTTTTACATGGAGCCTCATGGTAGTTTGGTTTGGACAAGTGATGGAGGCAACGAAGTTCATATGATCTCATCCACTCAA GATCCTCATAGGCACCAGCTATATGTTTCTCATGTTCTTGGACTTCCAATGTCTAAAGTGGTATGCAAAACCAAAAGAATTGGTGGTGGCTTTGGTGGCAAGGAAACGAGATCAGCCTTCATAGCTGCTGCTGCTTCTGTTCCTTCCTACCTATTGAACCGACCAGTGAAACTCATACTGGACAGAGACGTGGACATGATGATATCTGGTCACCGTCATAGTTTTGTTGGAAAGTACAAG GTTGGGTTTACAAATGAAGGAAAAGTTTTGGCGTATGACCTTGAAATCTACAACAACGGTGGAAACTCTTTGGATCTTTCCCAAGCTGTTCTTGAGATTGCAATGTTTAACTCTGATAATGTCTATGATATCCCACATGTGAGGATCAGAGGGAACGTTTGCTTTACTAACTATCCTAGCAACACTGCTTTCCGAGGCTTTGGAGGTCCACAAGGCATGCTTATAACTGAAAATTGGATCCATAGAATCGCAGCTGAACTTGATAGAAGCCCTGAAGAAATCAGA GAGATGAACTTTCAAGTGGAAGGCTCTATCACACATTACTCTCAGTGTATTCAGCATTGCACACTGCATCAGCTTTGGAAGGAGCTGAAAGTGTCTTGCAACTTTCTAAAGGCTCGTACAGAAGTTGATGAGTTTAATAGCCATAACCGGTGGAAAAAGCGTGGTGTGGCTATGGTTCCTACAAAGTTTGGCGTATCATTTACCAAAACGTTCATGAACCAG GCAGGTGCTCTTGTGCATGTGTACACAGACGGTACTGTTTTGGTGACACATGGAGGAGTAGAGATGGGTCAAGGATTGCATACAAAAGTTGCTCAAGTTGCTGCGTCTGCCTTTAACATTCCCCTTAGTTCCGTTTTTGTATCAGAGACAAGCACCGACAAG GTTCCAAATGCGTCACCAACCGCTGCTTCTATGAGCTCTGACATGTACGGTGCTGCGGTTTTGGACGCTTGTGAGCAGATTAAAGCACGAATGGAACCTGTTGGTTCTAAACTCAGTTTCAACTCTTTTGCTGAG CTGGCAAGCGCATGCTATTTTCAACGAATAGACCTCTCGGCTCATGGCTTTTACATTGTTCCCGACGTTGGCTTTGACTGGATCTCTGGTAAAGGAGACCCTTTCAGATATTACACCTATGGAGCTGCATTTGCGGAAGTTGAGATCGATACATTAACCGGTGACTTTCACACAAGAACGGTCGATATAAAGTTGGACCTGGGATATTCTCTTAACCCAGCCATAGATATTGGACAA ATAGAAGGAGCATTCGTACAAGGGTTAGGTTGGGTAGCTCTAGAAGAAGTGAAATGGGGAGATGCATCTCATAAATGGATTAAACCGGGGAATCTACTCACTTGCGGACCTGGAAACTACAAGATACCTTCCATTAACGACATTCCCTTCAACTTCAATGTTTCTCTTctcaag gGGAATCCAAACTCAAAGGGGATACATTCGTCCAAAGCGGTTGGCGAGCCTCCGTTTTTCCTGGCATCATCGGTTTTATTTGCGATTAAAGATGCAGTCAAAGCGGCTCGAGCCGAGGTGGGTCTTGGCAGCGAATGGTTCCCTTTGGACACTCCTGCTACTCCAGAACGTATCAGGATGGCTTGTTTCGATGAGTTTAC TTCTCCTTTTGTGAGTTTAGATTTCAGCCCTAAGCTTAGTGTTTGA
- the LOC117125765 gene encoding xanthine dehydrogenase 1-like translates to MGSQEHFYMEPMVVWSGQVMVATKVGFTNGGKVLAYDLEVYNNGGNSLDLSQAVLEIAMFNSDNVYEIPHVRIRGNVCFTNYPSNTAFRGFGGPQGMLITENWIQRIAAELDRSPEEIKEMNFQVEGSITHYSQCIQHCTLHQLWKELKVSCNFLKARREVDDFNSHNRWKKRGVAMVPTKFGVSFTKKFMNQAGALVHVYTDGTVLVTHGGVEMGQGLHTKVAQVAAFAFNIPLSSVFVSETSTDKVPNASPTAASLSSACTVLRFWTLVSRLKHEWSLLPLSSVATPLLSWQVHAIFNE, encoded by the exons ATGGGCAGCCAGGAACACTTTTACATGGAGCCCATGGTAGTTTGGTCTGGACAAGTGATGGTGGCAACGAAG GTTGGGTTTACTAATGGTGGGAAAGTATTGGCGTATGACCTTGAAGTCTACAACAATGGTGGAAACTCTTTGGATCTTTCCCAAGCTGTTCTTGAGATTGCCATGTTTAACTCTGATAATGTCTATGAGATCCCACATGTGAGGATCAGAGGGAACGTTTGCTTTACTAACTATCCTAGCAACACTGCTTTCCGAGGCTTTGGAGGTCCGCAAGGCATGCTTATAACCGAAAACTGGATCCAGAGAATCGCAGCTGAACTGGATAGAAGCCCTGAAGAAATCAAA GAGATGAACTTTCAAGTGGAAGGCTCTATCACACATTACTCTCAGTGTATTCAGCATTGCACACTGCATCAGCTCTGGAAGGAGCTGAAAGTGTCTTGCAACTTTCTAAAGGCTCGTAGAGAAGTCGACGATTTTAATAGCCACAACCGGTGGAAAAAGCGTGGTGTGGCTATGGTTCCTACAAAGTTTGGCGTTTCATTTACCAAAAAGTTCATGAACCAG GCAGGTGCTCTTGTTCATGTGTACACAGACGGCACTGTTTTGGTGACACATGGAGGTGTAGAGATGGGTCAAGGATTGCATACGAAGGTTGCCCAAGTTGCTGCTTTTGCCTTTAACATTCCCCTTAGTTCCGTTTTTGTATCAGAGACGAGCACCGACAAg GTTCCAAATGCGTCACCAACCGCTGCTTCTCTGAGCTCTGCATGTACGGTGCTGCGGTTTTGGACGCTTGTGAGCAGATTAAAGCACGAATGGAGCCTCTTGCCACTAAGCTCAGTGGCAACTCCTTTGCTGAG CTGGCAAGTGCATGCTATTTTCAACGAATAG
- the LOC117128471 gene encoding uncharacterized protein LOC117128471, translating into MEFEGGVLLPLFHEHPMMPWNDLRRGECCGRYESQSDGYYCKLCVFFVHKKCGNNELSQFIDHPSHPNHTLQLRHDKGGNICDLCGWKIAKLCYRCQMCDFDLDLHCAKYPPPDVIDNFETHPHKLTLVKEPILFNCSAKCGKASVGLTYKCDECDVAFHVDCVWHPATDHPTEVNHPYHSLHPLKLLTGPPPDYSDGKCRLCGTEIDKELFYNCSSCNFTLDMPCVLNPPQKSLVDPKVHDHQLTLLPRLDSFTCNACGLKGDRSPYACFDCGFMIHQDCLGLPRVININRHDHRVSRTSVLEQMESEGVWLPFHEHPMMPWNDLRRGDCCGRYESQSDGYYCKLCVFFVHKKCGNDELSEFINHPSHPGHTLELQHESSNRCDFCRWKISKLFYRCDMCDFDLDLHCAKQQPPNVIDNFETHPHKLILLKKGTKFDCSAKCGKASGGLPYKCDECDVSFHVDCVWNPAIKLNYSPEVNHPYHSLHPLKLLTGPPPHYSDGKCRLCGTEIGEYFYHCSSCNFTVDFHCVLIPPQKSLVDPKVHDHQLTLLPRLDSFTCNACGLKGDRSPYACFDCGFMIHQDCLGLPRVININRHDHRVSRTSVLGDAAMNSVCGVCRKKVDWTCGGFSCKRCPGYVVHSKCATRKDVWNGEELEGVPEEEEDIEPYVVIDDNTIQHFSHKEHYLRFNENGVLYEDTKRCSACTHPIGLQSFYSCVNCDFSLHQNCAECPKRRRHVLHNERLTLVTNKELQVFSCDACYRRSNGFMYKDEDKDFDVLCGSISEPFFHPSHPQHPLYYIPTEEVEICNGCNRRESHVLRCIEGDCGFALGFKCATLPQVVKNRVDDHPLSLCYGEEEEASGKYWCDICEKETDSKEWFYTCKDQRASLHTSCVLGDSTGLMPRSLAKIWGKSCQVGLNDSVTRPFCKGRCKDRCKYPIYFKLLGRTSETYLCSVSCTYWFR; encoded by the exons ATGGAATTTGAGGGAGGAGTGTTGTTACCATTGTttcacgagcatcctatgaTGCCTTGGAATGATCTGAGGAGAGGTGAGTGTTGTGGGAGATATGAATCACAGAGTGACGGCTACTATTGTAAACTCTGTGTCTTTTTCGTCCACAAGAAATGTGGCAACAACGAGCTCTCTCAATTCATCGACCACCCATCTCACCCCAATCACACTCTCCAGCTTCGACATGATAAAGGAGGTAACATATGTGATTTATGTGGTTGGAAAATCGCAAAGCTATGCTATCGTTGTCAGATGTGTGACTTCGACTTGGATCTACACTGTGCCAAGTACCCACCACCAGATGTTATTGACAATTTTGAGACTCATCCCCACAAGCTCACACTTGTCAAGGAACCGATTTTGTTCAACTGTTCTGCTAAATGCGGGAAGGCTAGTGTTGGACTTACTTACAAATGTGATGAATGCGATGTAGCCTTCCACGTGGATTGTGTATGGCACCCAGCAACAGATCATCCGACAGAGGTAAACCATCCTTACCACTCCTTGCATCCTCTTAAGCTCCTCACAGGTCCGCCACCGGACTATTCTGATGGTAAATGTCGTCTTTGCGGAACAGAGATTGACAAAGAATTGTTTTATAATTGTTCTTCTTGCAACTTCACACTGGATATGCCTTGTGTTTTGAACCCACCACAAAAATCTCTTGTTGATCCGAAAGTGCATGATCACCAACTCACCCTTCTTCCACGACTCGATTCTTTTACATGTAATGCTTGCGGTCTAAAAGGAGATCGAAGCCCTTACGCATGCTTTGATTGTGGTTTCATGATCCATCAAGACTGTCTTGGCCTTCCACGTGTCATTAACATCAACCGGCATGATCACCGTGTTTCTCGTACTTCCGTTCTTG agcaaatgGAATCTGAGGGAGTGTGGTTACCATttcacgagcatcctatgaTGCCTTGGAATGATCTGAGGAGAGGTGATTGTTGTGGAAGATATGAATCACAGAGTGACGGCTACTATTGTAAACTCTGTGTCTTTTTCGTGCACAAGAAATGTGGCAACGACGAGCTCTCTGAATTCATCAACCACCCATCTCACCCCGGGCACACTCTCGAGCTTCAACATGAATCAAGTAACAGATGTGACTTTTGTCGTTGGAAAATCTCAAAGCTATTCTACCGTTGTGACATGTGTGACTTCGACTTGGATCTACACTGTGCCAAGCAACAACCACCAAATGTTATTGACAATTTTGAGACCCATCCCCACAAGCTCATACTTCTCAAGAAAGGGACTAAGTTCGACTGTTCTGCTAAATGCGGGAAGGCTAGTGGTGGACTTCCTTACAAATGTGATGAATGCGATGTATCCTTCCACGTGGATTGTGTATGGAACCCAGCAATAAAGCTAAATTACTCACCAGAGGTAAACCACCCTTACCACTCCTTGCATCCTCTTAAGCTCCTCACAGGTCCACCACCGCACTATTCTGATGGTAAATGTCGTCTTTGCGGAACAGAGATTGGTGaatatttttatcattgttCTTCTTGTAACTTCACTGTGGATTTCCATTGTGTTCTTATTCCACCACAAAAATCTCTTGTTGATCCGAAAGTGCATGATCACCAACTCACCCTTCTTCCAAGACTCGATTCTTTTACATGTAATGCTTGCGGTCTAAAGGGAGATCGAAGCCCTTACGCATGTTTTGATTGTGGTTTCATGATCCATCAAGATTGTCTTGGCCTTCCACGTGTCATTAACATCAACCGGCATGATCACCGTGTTTCTCGTACTTCGGTTCTTGGTGACGCTGCTATGAATTCTGTGTGTGGAGTTTGTCGCAAGAAAGTGGATTGGACTTGTGGTGGGTTTTCTTGCAAGAGGTGTCCTGGCTATGTCGTTCATTCTAAATGTGCTACCAGAAAAGATGTGTGGAATGGGGAAGAACTAGAAGGAgtacctgaagaagaagaagatatagaaCCATATGTGGTGATAGACGACAACACAATACAACATTTCAGCCACAAAGAGCATTACCTCAGATTCAATGAGAATGGTGTTTTGTATGAGGATACCAAACGATGCAGCGCATGCACCCATCCCATCGGTCTTCAATCTTTTTATAGCTGTGTGAATTGTGATTTTTCTCTACATCAGAATTGTGCTGAATGTCCTAAAAGGAGACGACATGTACTACACAATGAACGGCTCACTTTAGTTACAAACAAGGAGCTACAAGTCTTCAGTTGTGATGCTTGCTATCGAAGGTCCAATGGTTTCATGTACAAGGATGAAGATAAGGATTTTGATGTCTTGTGCGGTTCAATTTCTGAGCCATTTTTCCATCCAAGTCATCCCCAACATCCCTTATATTACATTCCAACAGAAGAAGTAGAAATATGCAATGGTTGCAACAGAAGGGAATCACATGTCCTCAGGTGCATTGAAGGTGATTGTGGATTTGCATTGGGATTCAAATGCGCCACTCTACCACAAGTGGTGAAGAATAGAGTAGACGATCATCCTCTCTCACTGTGCTATGGCGAAGAAGAGGAGGCAAGTGGTAAATATTGGTGTGACATCTGCGAGAAAGAAACCGATTCAAAGGAATGGTTCTACACTTGTAAAGATCAGCGGGCTAGTTTGCATACAAGTTGTGTGCTCGGAGACTCGACAGGGCTCATGCCAAGAAGTTTAGCAAAGATTTGGGGCAAATCGTGTCAGGTGGGGCTCAATGATAGTGTAACTCGTCCGTTTTGCAAGGGGCGGTGTAAGGATCGTTGCAAGTACCCTATCTACTTCAAGTTGCTTGGAAGAACCTCAGAGACATACCTTTGCTCCGTTTCTTGCACATATTGGTTTCGTTGA